A part of Nitrospirota bacterium genomic DNA contains:
- a CDS encoding cell division protein ZapA: MGIVSTEVTILGQCYTVKGEADEEYIKTISRYVDNKMKELHTLNPRLTQLKLAILTAINITDELFKIKNEQELLDSILNEKTKDIFSLIEE; encoded by the coding sequence ATGGGTATAGTAAGCACAGAGGTAACGATACTCGGTCAGTGCTATACAGTAAAGGGTGAGGCAGATGAGGAATATATAAAGACTATCAGCAGGTATGTGGATAATAAGATGAAGGAACTTCATACACTGAATCCAAGACTTACGCAGCTCAAGCTCGCCATACTTACAGCGATAAATATTACAGATGAACTCTTCAAGATAAAAAATGAACAGGAGTTGCTTGATAGCATATTAAATGAGAAGACAAAGGACATATTTAGCCTGATTGAGGAGTAA
- a CDS encoding replication-associated recombination protein A, which yields MDIFDIHKENKEAPLAWRMQPRSMEEFVGQEHILGDGKLLRRAIEADRISSVIFYGPPGTGKTALAHIIAKKTQAFFIFINAVTSGIADIREVIAEAKRQWFNSKRRTILFIDEIHRFNRIQQDALLPDVEEGNIILIGASTHNPFFSIIPPLSSRSQIFQFKPLSHQDIRVILERALNDKERGMGNFKVKMEERAIEHLIVSSEGDARKALNALEIGILSTGPDKNGVIIYDQKVAEESIQKKVVVYNEDAHYDTISAFIKSLRGSDPDAAIYWLAKMIYAGEDPLFIARRMIIAASEDVGNADPNALSLAISAFHAVESIGMPEGRIPLAQAAIYIATAPKSNASYTAIESAMKDVEEGRMLQVPDHLKDSHYRGATRLGAGIGYKYPHNYPGHHVNQSYMPEKRHYYNPSDEGYEKEIKNRLKGNWRKRC from the coding sequence ATGGACATTTTTGACATTCATAAGGAAAACAAAGAGGCACCCCTTGCATGGAGGATGCAGCCAAGGAGTATGGAGGAGTTTGTTGGGCAGGAACATATACTCGGAGATGGTAAACTTCTCAGACGGGCAATCGAGGCAGACAGAATATCATCTGTAATATTCTATGGTCCCCCTGGAACAGGGAAGACCGCTCTTGCACATATTATAGCCAAGAAGACACAGGCATTTTTTATATTTATTAATGCTGTTACCTCAGGAATAGCTGATATCAGAGAGGTGATCGCAGAGGCAAAAAGACAGTGGTTCAATTCAAAAAGAAGGACAATACTTTTTATCGATGAGATACACAGATTTAACAGGATTCAGCAAGATGCCCTTCTGCCAGATGTAGAAGAAGGTAATATCATCCTCATTGGTGCTTCTACACATAATCCATTTTTTTCCATCATCCCTCCACTCTCATCAAGGTCACAGATCTTCCAGTTTAAGCCACTCAGCCATCAAGATATAAGGGTGATTCTCGAGCGTGCACTCAATGATAAGGAAAGAGGGATGGGAAATTTTAAGGTCAAGATGGAGGAAAGGGCAATAGAACACCTTATTGTCTCATCAGAGGGAGATGCAAGAAAGGCACTTAATGCCCTTGAAATCGGCATACTCAGTACAGGACCAGATAAGAATGGTGTAATAATCTATGACCAGAAGGTTGCAGAAGAGTCCATACAGAAAAAGGTTGTAGTCTATAATGAAGATGCACACTATGACACCATATCTGCCTTTATAAAAAGTCTCAGGGGTTCTGACCCTGATGCGGCGATTTACTGGCTTGCAAAGATGATATATGCAGGTGAAGACCCTCTTTTTATAGCAAGAAGGATGATAATTGCTGCATCAGAGGATGTTGGTAATGCTGATCCGAATGCCCTTTCTCTGGCTATTTCAGCATTTCATGCAGTTGAGTCCATCGGTATGCCTGAAGGTAGAATTCCACTGGCGCAGGCTGCAATATATATAGCTACAGCCCCTAAAAGCAATGCATCATACACCGCCATAGAATCGGCAATGAAAGATGTCGAAGAAGGAAGGATGCTTCAGGTACCGGATCATCTTAAGGATTCACATTACAGGGGTGCGACAAGACTTGGTGCCGGTATAGGGTATAAATATCCTCATAACTATCCAGGGCATCATGTGAATCAGAGTTATATGCCAGAGAAAAGACATTATTACAATCCCTCTGATGAAGGGTACGAAAAGGAGATTAAAAACAGACTGAAGGGGAACTGGAGGAAAAGATGTTAA
- the rny gene encoding ribonuclease Y, with protein sequence MLNSMMIIYVLLALAAGFFIGWFFRIEQIKARLKDAEEKAKRILHEAEKEAEAQKKEAVLEAKDRLYQAKAEFEKETRERRAELTNLEKRFIQREEHLDKKLDILDKRESELMKKERDILNRERSIVEKEESYKKILQEQRELLEKISGMNSVDAKNELMRRIEEETRFEAAKLIKRVEDETKEVADKKAKEIIAQAIQRYSSDYVIDATVTVVNLPNDEMKGRIIGREGRNIRALESTTGIDLIIDDTPEAVILSGFDSIRREIARIALERLISDGRIHPARIEEIVEKVKKEIEDNIREEGEKAVFDLSLHGIHHEIVRLLGKLRYRTSYGQNVLVHSREVAYLAGIMAGELKVDIKLAKRAGLLHDIGKAMDYEVEGSHPAIGADLAKKYGENHKVINAIASHHEDTEPATIEAVLVSAADTLSASRPGVRKETLESYIKRLEKLEEIARSFKGVEKCYAIQAGRELRIMVKPDDVSDVLSAQITRDIARKIEGELTYPGQIKVTVIRELRYVEYAK encoded by the coding sequence ATGTTAAATTCGATGATGATTATCTATGTGCTTTTAGCATTGGCGGCTGGTTTCTTCATCGGCTGGTTCTTCCGTATTGAACAGATAAAAGCGAGGTTAAAAGACGCCGAAGAAAAAGCAAAGAGGATACTCCATGAGGCTGAGAAAGAGGCTGAGGCTCAGAAGAAGGAGGCTGTGCTCGAGGCAAAAGACAGGCTCTATCAGGCAAAGGCTGAGTTTGAAAAGGAGACGAGAGAAAGAAGGGCTGAGTTAACTAATCTTGAAAAACGGTTCATTCAAAGAGAGGAACACCTCGATAAGAAGTTAGACATCCTTGATAAGAGGGAGTCTGAACTGATGAAGAAGGAACGGGATATATTAAATCGTGAAAGGTCTATTGTTGAGAAGGAGGAGTCTTATAAGAAAATACTTCAGGAACAGAGGGAACTGCTTGAAAAGATATCAGGCATGAACTCTGTAGATGCGAAGAATGAACTGATGAGGCGTATAGAGGAGGAGACGAGATTTGAGGCAGCTAAGTTGATAAAAAGGGTGGAAGATGAGACAAAGGAGGTAGCCGATAAGAAGGCGAAGGAGATTATAGCACAGGCAATCCAGAGATATTCAAGTGATTATGTAATCGATGCAACGGTTACTGTAGTAAATCTACCAAATGATGAGATGAAAGGACGTATAATAGGTAGAGAGGGCAGGAACATAAGGGCACTTGAGAGTACTACTGGTATAGACCTTATTATAGATGATACACCCGAGGCTGTGATACTATCCGGTTTTGATTCCATACGCAGAGAGATTGCGAGGATTGCACTTGAAAGATTAATCTCTGATGGAAGAATCCACCCTGCCCGTATAGAAGAAATCGTTGAGAAAGTAAAGAAAGAGATAGAAGACAACATCAGAGAGGAGGGCGAAAAGGCTGTATTTGACCTTTCACTTCACGGTATCCACCATGAGATTGTAAGACTTCTGGGGAAACTGAGGTATAGAACAAGTTACGGGCAGAATGTCTTGGTGCATTCAAGGGAGGTTGCATACCTTGCAGGTATCATGGCAGGAGAACTCAAGGTAGATATAAAGCTCGCTAAACGGGCAGGACTTCTTCACGATATTGGGAAAGCTATGGATTATGAGGTAGAGGGTTCACATCCAGCGATAGGTGCTGACCTGGCAAAAAAATACGGAGAGAACCATAAGGTAATAAATGCAATAGCATCTCATCACGAGGATACAGAACCAGCAACTATAGAGGCTGTGCTTGTGTCTGCTGCGGATACACTCTCTGCATCAAGGCCTGGAGTAAGAAAAGAAACGCTCGAGAGCTATATCAAACGGCTTGAGAAACTCGAGGAAATTGCAAGATCCTTTAAAGGTGTTGAGAAGTGTTATGCCATACAGGCTGGGAGAGAGTTGAGGATAATGGTAAAACCTGACGATGTCTCGGATGTCCTTTCTGCACAGATAACAAGGGATATAGCACGGAAGATAGAAGGTGAACTTACATATCCAGGGCAGATAAAGGTGACTGTGATCAGGGAATTAAGATATGTGGAGTATGCAAAGTAG
- a CDS encoding TIGR00282 family metallophosphoesterase has product MKIFFIGDIVGEAGRKAVSQWLDKIIDRYNIDLVIANGENAAGGFGLTSKIIEDLFSQGIHVITTGNHVWDKKELISCIANEKRLLRPANYPDGVPGNGSAVIETSLGEKAVIINLMGRVFMLPIDCPFRKAEEKITELKAITPVIIVDFHAEATSEKVAMGWHLDGKVSAVIGTHTHIQTADEKILPRGTAYITDIGMTGPAYSVIGIKKDMIIDKFLTFMPKRFEMAKGPVQLEGVVFEVDSKTGKALNLQRIQLKSE; this is encoded by the coding sequence ATGAAGATATTTTTTATCGGTGATATCGTGGGTGAGGCCGGGAGAAAGGCGGTCTCCCAATGGCTGGATAAGATCATTGACAGATATAATATTGATCTTGTGATAGCTAACGGAGAGAATGCAGCAGGTGGATTCGGTCTTACTTCAAAGATTATTGAAGATCTATTTTCTCAGGGTATTCATGTGATTACAACGGGTAATCATGTATGGGATAAGAAGGAACTGATTTCATGTATTGCAAATGAAAAACGGTTACTCAGACCTGCAAATTATCCAGATGGTGTTCCAGGAAATGGCAGCGCCGTAATAGAGACATCTCTTGGTGAAAAAGCAGTAATTATAAATCTCATGGGACGGGTATTTATGTTGCCGATAGATTGTCCTTTTAGAAAGGCAGAAGAAAAAATAACAGAGCTTAAAGCTATAACCCCCGTAATAATTGTAGACTTCCATGCTGAGGCAACATCCGAGAAGGTGGCTATGGGGTGGCACCTCGATGGGAAGGTAAGTGCGGTAATCGGAACACATACACATATACAGACTGCTGATGAGAAGATATTGCCTCGTGGTACTGCTTATATTACTGATATAGGTATGACAGGCCCAGCATACTCTGTTATCGGGATAAAAAAGGATATGATTATAGATAAATTTCTCACCTTTATGCCAAAGAGATTCGAGATGGCAAAAGGTCCAGTTCAGCTTGAGGGTGTTGTCTTTGAAGTAGATTCAAAGACAGGAAAGGCATTGAACTTACAAAGGATTCAACTCAAGTCGGAGTGA
- a CDS encoding type II toxin-antitoxin system HicB family antitoxin, translating into MYKYEIIIYWSNEDNAFIAEVPELPGCMVHGETPEKALKNAKEAIQLWIDTAKEFGDTIPEPKGNKLIYA; encoded by the coding sequence ATGTATAAATACGAGATTATTATTTACTGGAGCAATGAAGACAATGCTTTTATAGCAGAAGTGCCTGAACTACCGGGCTGTATGGTTCATGGAGAAACTCCTGAAAAGGCATTAAAAAATGCCAAAGAAGCAATTCAATTGTGGATTGATACAGCAAAGGAATTCGGCGATACAATCCCCGAACCAAAAGGCAATAAACTGATATACGCATAA
- a CDS encoding ATP-binding protein, which yields MIKPRLILNEVKAYIDSPEAIIITGMRRTGKTTLLKSIYNEIPAENKLFLDLENPLNRKYFEEENYERIRASFEFLGIDFTHKPFVFLDEIQFVKNLPSVVKYFIDHYKVKFFLTGSASFYLKNLFTESLSGRKYIFELFALTFREFLAFKESPLKIPENAQHITRSAFDTISTLYDEYMTFGGFPGVVLKTSIEEKKKALEDIFTSFFQLEVLQLGDFRKNKVIRDLMLLLMQRIGSKLDVQKIASDMGISRPTLSEYISFLEGTYFIKTIRPFSIGKGSEIRKMPKVYLCDTGLANHFVKLDTGRLFENSIFQNLRLKGELNYYQRKSGAEIDFILNKKRVYEVKLNPRLSDLRMLKELTAQLNLEEFKIVSKNFSGMENILYGFMV from the coding sequence ATGATTAAGCCGCGATTGATATTAAATGAAGTTAAAGCCTATATTGACTCACCAGAGGCAATAATAATTACCGGAATGCGGCGAACAGGTAAAACTACGCTCCTAAAGAGTATATATAATGAAATTCCCGCGGAAAACAAACTCTTTTTAGACCTCGAAAATCCCTTGAACAGGAAATACTTTGAGGAAGAAAATTATGAGAGAATTAGGGCATCATTTGAATTCCTGGGAATTGATTTTACTCATAAGCCTTTTGTCTTTTTAGATGAAATACAGTTTGTGAAAAATCTGCCGTCTGTTGTCAAATATTTTATTGACCACTATAAAGTAAAGTTTTTTTTAACAGGCTCAGCGAGCTTTTATTTAAAAAATCTCTTTACAGAGTCACTATCGGGAAGGAAATATATATTTGAGCTTTTCGCTTTAACCTTTAGAGAATTTCTTGCCTTTAAAGAAAGTCCTTTAAAGATACCCGAGAATGCACAACATATAACCAGGTCTGCTTTTGACACAATCTCCACACTATATGATGAATATATGACTTTTGGAGGATTTCCCGGTGTTGTCTTAAAAACAAGCATCGAAGAAAAGAAGAAGGCGTTAGAAGATATCTTTACCTCTTTTTTCCAACTTGAAGTCCTACAGCTTGGAGATTTCCGCAAAAATAAGGTGATTCGTGATTTAATGCTGCTTTTGATGCAGCGGATAGGTTCAAAACTGGATGTTCAAAAAATTGCAAGTGACATGGGTATTTCACGCCCCACACTGAGTGAATATATTTCATTTCTGGAAGGCACCTATTTTATCAAGACTATAAGACCTTTCAGCATTGGAAAAGGCTCTGAGATTAGAAAGATGCCAAAAGTTTATCTCTGTGATACAGGACTGGCAAATCACTTTGTAAAACTTGATACAGGAAGACTCTTTGAAAATAGCATATTCCAAAACCTCAGGCTTAAAGGCGAACTTAATTACTATCAGAGAAAAAGTGGAGCAGAGATTGACTTTATTCTCAATAAGAAAAGGGTATATGAGGTAAAACTTAATCCACGGTTGTCAGATTTAAGAATGCTTAAAGAGTTGACTGCACAACTAAACCTGGAGGAATTCAAAATAGTCTCAAAAAATTTCAGTGGAATGGAAAACATTTTGTACGGCTTTATGGTATAA
- a CDS encoding polyprenyl synthetase family protein → MDIKAYLEDLKNLIDTFLESVIPPSNCYPEALHNSIRYSLFAGGKRLRPILTIAAFEAVKEKSCDSRNRSLLSVASAMELIHTYSLIHDDLPAIDDDDYRRGVPTNHKVFGEAIAILAGDALLTMAFLLLSNKEYTCDVPPHRVIEIVSEISEAAGNFGMVGGQVVDIISEGKEIDFDTLHYIHTHKTGALIRASVRVGGILSEANESQMEALTTYGKSIGLAFQIADDILDIEGIDEEMGKSTGSDVAKNKKTYPAVIGIEDSKLKAEELRDTAIEAISIFGDYADPLRGIAEFVVHRRK, encoded by the coding sequence ATGGATATAAAGGCTTATCTCGAAGATCTAAAAAACCTCATTGATACCTTTCTTGAAAGTGTGATTCCACCATCTAACTGCTATCCCGAGGCCCTGCATAATTCTATCAGATATAGCCTTTTTGCAGGAGGTAAAAGACTGAGACCTATTCTTACCATCGCTGCATTTGAAGCTGTGAAAGAAAAGTCGTGCGACTCAAGAAACAGATCACTACTCTCAGTGGCGTCTGCGATGGAGCTTATACATACATATTCCCTTATTCACGATGACTTACCCGCTATAGATGACGATGACTACAGAAGGGGAGTTCCAACAAACCACAAGGTATTCGGTGAGGCAATAGCTATACTTGCTGGCGATGCATTACTTACGATGGCTTTTTTACTTCTCTCTAATAAGGAGTATACCTGTGATGTTCCACCCCATAGAGTAATAGAAATAGTCAGTGAGATTAGCGAGGCTGCTGGAAATTTTGGTATGGTAGGAGGGCAGGTGGTAGATATAATCTCTGAAGGCAAGGAGATCGATTTTGATACCCTACATTATATCCATACCCACAAGACAGGTGCACTTATAAGGGCGTCAGTGAGGGTAGGTGGTATCCTATCAGAAGCCAATGAGTCACAGATGGAGGCACTGACAACCTATGGAAAATCAATAGGACTTGCTTTCCAGATTGCGGATGATATACTCGATATAGAAGGTATAGATGAGGAAATGGGGAAAAGTACAGGTAGTGATGTAGCAAAAAATAAGAAGACATACCCGGCAGTTATAGGAATTGAGGATTCCAAGCTCAAGGCTGAAGAACTTAGGGATACCGCAATAGAGGCTATAAGTATCTTTGGTGATTATGCTGACCCGTTGAGGGGGATTGCAGAGTTTGTAGTACACCGCAGGAAATAA